One window of Atribacter laminatus genomic DNA carries:
- a CDS encoding 3-isopropylmalate dehydratase large subunit, producing the protein MGKTIAEKIFEKKVGYPVKAGDLVIARIDMAMGQDGTTPLAIQSFKEMGGKKVFDPSRIVFIIDHNAPSQLEAISMLHDSMRKFAENYRLTLFEIGCGVCHEIMVAKGLVVPGDLVIGADSHTCTYGAIGAFSTGVGSTELAAAMISGQLWFKVPETILVHLNGTLPPGVFSKDVILYLASQIGADGATYQAIEFAGPIIDQLSVDERLTISNMAVELGAKAGIIAPDEKTLTWVKQRTNKPFEPIFPDPNAVYIKELTYDCSTLVPQVALPHRVDTVTSIGSLGEVIIQEAYLGTCTNGRSVDIEIAAKILQDKKVHPKVRLIVAPASKEILLEAIEKGWIETIVKAGGVLVTPGCGPCVGTHQGVPGDGWNVVSTANRNFKGRMGNNKAFIYLASPATVAASALEGKITDPRKYLR; encoded by the coding sequence ATGGGAAAAACCATTGCAGAAAAGATTTTTGAAAAGAAAGTTGGCTACCCGGTTAAGGCAGGAGATTTGGTTATTGCCCGAATTGATATGGCAATGGGTCAAGATGGAACCACACCACTGGCAATCCAATCTTTTAAAGAAATGGGCGGAAAAAAAGTATTCGACCCATCTCGCATCGTGTTTATCATTGACCATAATGCCCCAAGCCAGTTGGAAGCAATATCGATGCTTCATGATAGCATGCGAAAGTTTGCTGAAAATTATAGATTGACTCTTTTTGAAATCGGATGTGGAGTTTGTCATGAAATCATGGTCGCTAAAGGTTTGGTGGTTCCCGGTGACTTAGTGATTGGTGCTGACTCACACACCTGTACCTATGGTGCCATCGGAGCCTTCTCAACCGGAGTAGGAAGCACTGAGTTGGCAGCAGCCATGATATCAGGCCAACTCTGGTTCAAGGTTCCTGAAACCATTTTGGTTCATCTCAACGGGACTCTTCCTCCGGGAGTTTTTTCTAAAGACGTTATTCTTTACCTTGCTTCTCAAATAGGTGCTGATGGAGCAACTTATCAGGCTATTGAATTTGCTGGTCCCATTATTGATCAACTTTCGGTAGATGAACGATTAACTATTTCGAACATGGCGGTTGAATTAGGAGCCAAAGCTGGCATAATTGCCCCTGATGAAAAAACCTTAACCTGGGTTAAACAAAGAACAAACAAGCCTTTTGAGCCGATTTTTCCAGACCCGAATGCGGTATATATAAAAGAATTAACCTATGACTGCTCAACGCTTGTTCCCCAGGTTGCTCTTCCTCATCGGGTTGATACGGTTACCTCAATCGGTTCCTTAGGAGAGGTAATAATTCAAGAAGCCTATTTAGGAACCTGTACCAATGGTCGAAGCGTAGATATTGAAATTGCTGCCAAGATACTACAAGATAAAAAAGTCCACCCAAAGGTTCGTCTTATCGTTGCTCCGGCCTCAAAAGAAATTCTTTTGGAAGCGATCGAGAAAGGTTGGATAGAAACCATTGTCAAAGCTGGAGGAGTTCTGGTAACTCCCGGTTGTGGGCCTTGTGTTGGAACCCATCAGGGAGTTCCAGGCGATGGATGGAATGTTGTTTCAACAGCCAATCGAAATTTTAAAGGACGCATGGGTAATAATAAAGCTTTCATTTACTTGGCTTCTCCTGCTACCGTTGCTGCCTCGGCATTAGAAGGAAAAATAACCGATCCGAGAAAATATTTGAGGTGA
- the polX gene encoding DNA polymerase/3'-5' exonuclease PolX, with translation MRNIEVAQILREIGILLEIKGENRFRVLAYQEAARKIENWPEAVETLAEEGKLREISGIGEGLSTKIEEYLRTGKIDFLEELTKEIPRELIRLTEIPGVGPKIVRQIYSELGIVNIEQLEQAIQEHLLQNLPGLGIKSEEKIRKGIDIIKKSTGRMLLGDALPLAEEVVIFLRENTQIKKISTAGSLRRMKETIGDIDILASTVDANRMMEAFINLPMVKQIIAHGTTKSSILTYEGVQIDLRVVDNQSFGAALQYFTGSKEHNVKLREYALKKGYKINEYGIYRIDDGERRGGEKEEDIYQILGMEWIPPEMREDQGEIEAALQKRLPILVDVKDIQGDLHVHSDWSDGLVSIEEMAKAAAQKGYQYIAICDHSQGLAVASGLTPEQIQQRKKEIIHWNNNHAEIFVLEGIEANILSDGTIDLPDEVLVQLPIVVAGIHTGLGQATEKINQRLEKAFKNPYVQIISHPTGRLINKRDATQGDLALLFKYAQQTTTALEMNAQPERLDLKDIDARQASEKYQIKLVVSTDSHDTLSLNLMRLGVAQARRAWLTKNDILNTYDKDQLLQTLHKKRDRLII, from the coding sequence ATGAGAAATATTGAAGTAGCTCAAATTCTTCGTGAAATTGGCATTCTTTTAGAAATAAAGGGAGAAAACCGGTTTAGAGTTTTGGCCTATCAGGAAGCTGCCAGAAAAATTGAAAACTGGCCTGAAGCGGTTGAAACACTCGCCGAAGAAGGAAAGTTGCGGGAGATATCTGGTATTGGCGAAGGATTATCAACTAAGATAGAAGAATATCTACGCACGGGAAAAATTGATTTTCTGGAAGAATTAACCAAAGAAATTCCTCGAGAACTCATTCGGCTCACTGAAATCCCTGGAGTTGGTCCAAAAATTGTCCGACAAATCTATTCCGAATTAGGAATCGTAAACATTGAACAGTTAGAACAAGCCATTCAGGAGCATCTCCTTCAAAACCTCCCTGGATTGGGTATCAAAAGTGAAGAAAAAATAAGAAAAGGGATCGATATTATCAAGAAAAGTACCGGTAGGATGCTTTTAGGTGATGCACTTCCCTTAGCTGAAGAAGTTGTTATCTTTCTTCGTGAAAATACTCAAATCAAAAAAATAAGTACTGCTGGAAGCCTTCGTCGCATGAAAGAAACCATTGGTGATATTGATATTTTAGCATCGACGGTTGATGCAAATCGGATGATGGAAGCTTTCATCAATCTTCCCATGGTAAAACAAATCATTGCCCATGGAACAACCAAATCGAGTATTTTAACTTATGAAGGAGTTCAAATTGATCTTCGCGTGGTTGATAACCAAAGCTTTGGTGCCGCTCTTCAATATTTTACCGGTTCAAAAGAACATAACGTCAAACTTCGGGAATATGCGTTAAAAAAAGGGTATAAAATTAACGAATACGGGATTTATCGGATAGATGATGGGGAAAGAAGAGGAGGAGAAAAGGAAGAAGATATTTACCAGATTTTGGGTATGGAATGGATTCCACCCGAAATGAGAGAAGATCAAGGTGAAATTGAAGCTGCCCTTCAAAAACGCCTGCCAATCTTGGTCGATGTAAAAGATATTCAAGGAGATCTTCATGTCCATTCTGACTGGAGTGATGGATTGGTTTCTATTGAAGAGATGGCAAAAGCTGCAGCACAGAAAGGATATCAATATATCGCTATTTGTGATCATAGCCAGGGATTAGCAGTTGCTTCCGGTTTAACACCCGAGCAAATCCAACAAAGAAAAAAAGAAATTATCCATTGGAACAATAATCATGCTGAAATATTTGTTTTAGAGGGGATAGAAGCGAACATATTAAGTGATGGAACAATCGATCTCCCAGATGAAGTCCTTGTTCAACTTCCTATTGTCGTTGCTGGAATTCATACCGGACTAGGCCAAGCCACAGAAAAAATAAACCAACGTCTTGAAAAGGCATTCAAAAATCCTTATGTCCAGATTATCAGCCACCCCACTGGACGATTGATCAATAAGCGTGATGCGACTCAAGGAGATCTCGCACTTCTTTTTAAATACGCTCAACAGACAACAACCGCCCTTGAAATGAATGCCCAACCAGAACGTTTAGACTTAAAAGATATTGATGCTCGACAAGCGAGTGAAAAGTACCAAATTAAATTGGTTGTTTCTACTGACTCTCATGATACTCTATCATTGAATCTTATGCGTTTAGGTGTTGCTCAAGCACGCCGTGCTTGGTTAACAAAGAATGACATTCTCAATACTTATGATAAAGACCAACTCCTTCAGACCCTTCATAAAAAACGGGATCGTCTTATAATTTAG
- a CDS encoding formate/nitrite transporter family protein, translated as METEHTTLIQWCNGKTHKGFLSLFFASILAGAYIGFASQLFTLLTASSGLSFGLSQILGGLIFSVGLIFVVLGKADLFTGNCLLSYSCYDSTSSWLLTLKNWVVVYVGNFLGALLLIGLYHASGLLASGQGIIAERAYAIASAKMSLAFIPALSRGILCNWLVCFAVLLCIYSENNLTKLLVIPAPILTFVALGYEHSVANMYFLPAGIVAQGYISVEKLLSWGNIFRNLLPVTLGNIIGGIVFVSLFYWVIQGKSAK; from the coding sequence TTCAATGGTGTAATGGAAAAACTCATAAAGGTTTTTTATCTCTTTTTTTTGCTTCGATTTTAGCTGGTGCCTATATCGGATTTGCATCACAACTTTTTACTCTGCTCACTGCATCATCGGGGCTTTCTTTCGGACTGAGCCAAATCTTAGGTGGCTTGATATTTTCGGTAGGCTTGATTTTTGTGGTATTGGGGAAAGCCGATCTCTTTACGGGGAATTGTCTGCTTTCTTATTCCTGTTATGACTCAACATCATCTTGGCTTTTAACTTTGAAAAATTGGGTGGTTGTTTATGTTGGTAATTTTCTTGGAGCTCTTCTTTTGATTGGACTTTACCATGCTTCTGGATTACTTGCTTCCGGGCAAGGAATCATAGCCGAAAGAGCCTATGCCATCGCCAGTGCTAAAATGAGTCTTGCTTTTATTCCTGCCTTAAGTCGCGGAATTCTATGTAATTGGTTAGTTTGCTTTGCCGTCTTGCTTTGTATTTATTCAGAAAATAACCTAACCAAGCTTCTGGTCATACCGGCACCAATTCTAACCTTCGTAGCGCTGGGGTATGAACATAGTGTAGCGAATATGTACTTTTTACCAGCTGGTATTGTTGCTCAAGGATACATTTCTGTAGAAAAACTCTTAAGCTGGGGGAATATTTTCCGAAATCTCTTACCAGTTACTTTAGGAAATATTATTGGAGGAATCGTCTTTGTCAGTCTTTTTTATTGGGTTATTCAGGGAAAGTCAGCAAAATAA
- the nadE gene encoding NAD(+) synthase: protein MKDWCQERDRIVHWLKETVQKAKAKGVVLGLSGGIDSSVAGILSKIAFPENTLGLMLPCYSLPQDQQDAELIAEKFSIPYLIFPLDAIYDSFLALLGKSYSKPLPLPLANMIPRIRMIFLYYFAQKENYLVCGATNKSELTVGYYTKYGDGGVDLMPLAHLTKTEIWQFANFLEIPASIIEKAPSAGLWEDQTDEKEMGIRYAVLDQFIQFGLGNQKDTAKIQNMIEKTEHKRQLPPRLESTEEWQRTDNYR from the coding sequence ATGAAAGATTGGTGTCAGGAAAGAGATCGAATAGTTCATTGGTTAAAGGAAACAGTCCAAAAAGCCAAGGCAAAGGGGGTGGTTCTTGGCTTGAGCGGAGGAATTGATTCTTCAGTCGCGGGAATATTATCTAAAATTGCTTTTCCAGAAAACACTCTTGGTCTCATGCTCCCCTGTTATAGCCTCCCCCAAGATCAACAGGATGCTGAATTAATCGCAGAAAAATTTTCTATTCCTTATTTAATATTTCCACTCGATGCAATATATGATTCTTTCCTGGCTTTACTTGGCAAAAGCTATTCAAAACCATTGCCCCTTCCTCTGGCAAACATGATTCCTCGAATCCGAATGATATTCCTTTATTATTTTGCGCAAAAGGAAAATTATTTGGTTTGTGGAGCAACCAACAAAAGTGAATTAACGGTCGGATATTATACCAAATATGGGGATGGAGGAGTTGATCTGATGCCTCTTGCCCATCTGACTAAAACCGAAATTTGGCAATTCGCCAATTTTTTAGAAATACCGGCATCCATAATCGAAAAGGCACCATCAGCAGGTCTATGGGAAGATCAAACTGATGAAAAGGAAATGGGTATTCGCTATGCAGTTTTAGATCAATTTATTCAATTTGGTTTAGGAAACCAGAAGGATACAGCCAAAATTCAAAATATGATAGAAAAAACCGAACACAAACGACAACTTCCACCGCGCTTGGAAAGCACTGAAGAATGGCAAAGAACAGATAATTATAGGTAA
- a CDS encoding NifU family protein, whose amino-acid sequence MKEKVEKALEKVRGYLRMEGGDVELVDIVDGVVKVRLKGMCSSCPMSMMTLKDGIERVVKEEVPEVVSVIQA is encoded by the coding sequence ATGAAAGAAAAAGTCGAAAAAGCATTGGAAAAGGTAAGAGGATATCTCCGTATGGAAGGTGGAGATGTTGAATTAGTAGATATCGTTGATGGCGTAGTGAAGGTTCGATTAAAAGGAATGTGCAGTTCTTGTCCAATGTCAATGATGACTCTAAAAGATGGCATTGAACGTGTGGTAAAAGAAGAAGTTCCTGAAGTCGTTTCAGTTATTCAAGCTTAA
- the glyA gene encoding serine hydroxymethyltransferase, whose translation MWESLKKGDPEIFHWVKEELNRQRNTLEMIASENFTSLAVLDAQGSVLTNKYAEGYPAKRYYGGCIYVDEVENIARQRALDIFGADHVNVQAHSGSQANMAVYMAVLKPGDTVLGMNLAHGGHLTHGSRVNFSGVLYHFIPYGVHPDTERIDYDELEKLAAEHKPKLIVAGASAYPRFIDFKRLRKISQQIGAYLMVDMAHIAGLVAAGVHPNPIPYADFVTTTTHKTLRGPRGGMVFCRKDFAGIIDKAIFPGTQGGPLLHVIAGKAVALKEAQSEEFKTYQRQTVKNAIALAVSLKEKGFRLVSDGTDNHLILVDVRNQGITGKEAEKYLDQVGITVNKNAIPFDPEKPNTTSGIRVGTPACTTRGMKEREMSIIAGLIHKTFELKSDILALEKIAHEVNQLCHQFPLYPDLVIPE comes from the coding sequence ATGTGGGAAAGTTTAAAAAAAGGTGATCCAGAAATATTCCATTGGGTAAAAGAAGAACTAAATCGACAAAGAAATACTCTGGAAATGATTGCTTCAGAAAATTTTACCAGTTTAGCCGTTCTTGATGCCCAAGGATCAGTGCTCACTAATAAATACGCTGAGGGTTATCCAGCTAAACGGTATTACGGCGGCTGTATCTATGTCGATGAAGTGGAAAATATTGCCCGCCAAAGAGCCTTAGATATTTTTGGAGCTGATCATGTTAATGTTCAAGCCCACTCGGGTTCTCAAGCAAATATGGCGGTTTATATGGCAGTCCTCAAGCCTGGTGATACAGTACTTGGTATGAATCTTGCCCACGGAGGGCACCTTACCCATGGAAGCCGGGTGAATTTTTCCGGGGTTCTTTATCATTTCATTCCTTACGGCGTCCATCCTGATACCGAAAGGATTGATTATGATGAACTGGAAAAACTGGCTGCCGAACATAAGCCTAAATTGATTGTAGCTGGAGCCAGTGCTTATCCTCGTTTTATTGATTTTAAAAGGTTAAGAAAAATCAGCCAACAAATTGGCGCTTATCTGATGGTGGACATGGCTCACATAGCAGGTCTGGTAGCAGCCGGTGTTCATCCCAATCCTATCCCTTATGCTGATTTTGTAACCACGACGACTCATAAAACCCTTCGTGGACCTCGGGGAGGAATGGTTTTTTGCCGAAAAGATTTTGCCGGAATTATTGATAAAGCTATTTTTCCTGGAACCCAGGGAGGCCCTCTTTTACACGTTATTGCTGGTAAAGCAGTTGCTCTCAAAGAAGCACAAAGCGAAGAGTTTAAAACTTATCAAAGACAAACAGTCAAAAACGCAATTGCACTTGCTGTTTCTCTTAAAGAAAAGGGATTTCGCTTAGTTTCCGACGGAACTGACAACCACCTCATTCTTGTTGATGTTCGAAATCAAGGGATAACTGGGAAGGAAGCTGAAAAGTATCTGGATCAAGTTGGAATAACGGTGAATAAAAATGCTATTCCCTTTGACCCAGAAAAACCAAATACCACCAGCGGAATCCGGGTTGGAACTCCGGCTTGCACAACTCGTGGAATGAAAGAAAGAGAAATGTCGATCATTGCTGGACTGATTCATAAAACATTTGAATTAAAAAGCGATATATTGGCACTCGAGAAAATTGCTCACGAGGTGAATCAACTGTGTCATCAATTTCCCTTATATCCTGATCTTGTAATTCCGGAATAG
- a CDS encoding 3-isopropylmalate dehydratase small subunit has product MILKGKAHVFGDDINTDYIISGKYKFKTLDMNELGKHVMEDIDPQFSQKVEVGDFIVAGKNFGCGSSREQAPRALLASGIKGVIASSIARIFFRNAINCGLVALECDTSRIQSGDELEINLTTGKIKNVTQNISIEAAPLPEVMIQILNEGGLVSYFKKHGSFPEPVKHQS; this is encoded by the coding sequence ATGATACTCAAAGGAAAAGCTCACGTTTTTGGAGATGATATTAACACCGATTATATCATTTCAGGGAAATATAAATTTAAAACACTGGATATGAACGAATTGGGAAAACACGTCATGGAAGATATCGATCCTCAGTTTTCACAAAAAGTAGAGGTTGGAGACTTCATTGTAGCTGGGAAAAATTTTGGCTGTGGTTCTTCCCGTGAACAGGCGCCCAGAGCTTTGCTTGCCAGTGGTATAAAAGGAGTTATTGCTTCGTCAATAGCGCGTATTTTCTTTCGTAATGCCATTAACTGCGGTTTAGTGGCATTAGAGTGTGATACCAGTCGAATTCAGAGTGGTGATGAATTGGAAATTAACCTAACAACAGGGAAAATTAAAAACGTAACTCAGAATATTAGCATTGAAGCTGCTCCGCTTCCGGAAGTAATGATTCAAATCCTGAACGAAGGCGGTTTAGTTTCTTATTTTAAAAAACATGGATCATTTCCTGAGCCGGTTAAACACCAATCTTAA